The sequence TAAACTTAACCCTTTGAAATTTAATGTTATGATATTTGGCCCTAAGAAAGATTTTCTAAAAAGCAATATGGATATTAACCTGGATGGTGTGTCTCCTACTGAGGTTGATAGTGTAAATAATTTGGGTATTGTTTTGAACACTGAATTGAGATTTTGTGAATATGTAAgattattaattcaattttatcattgaaaattttatacaataatcGTCATATTCTTAATTTTCATATTCGCAGGATATTTTGTGAATCTCTGGTCTTATCCAATTTCaattattgtgattttatttCTACTTCATGCTTAGACGTCATTCACAAAAAccgaatacaaaaaatacaaaatagctGCTCATGGATGGTATTTGGATTACGAAAATATGATCACATTTCTGATACTGGTTGAGGATGGACAGGCGTAGGGAGTTTCATATGGGTAACTTTTTATTCAGGACTCTAGTAAATCCGTCGTTTCTACAAGCCTCTAAATCTTAATTTATAACACACTTCAATATTTACGCCAGAAATATCAGATGCTCTAGTAGGATAACATtgggtggaatgcataaaaattaGTATATACTAATGtttcaagtatgtactacatttttaaagtttatactACACTAATGAAGCATTTACTACTCTCTGTAGCATATACTACTATTTACGCGATACATGTTTACTACAGTTTAAATGAAGTTGGTGTTTGACAAACTTCAGCCCCAGCAATCAAAATGTTTTAGTAAACACTGGCAGTTTTTATGGATGTgcatcgtcaaaaagtatacaagcaaagaagaaaatacaataatgatgatttatatcgaaaattatttaggtaattaccataaatttaatagatttttctatcCCAATCATCTAATCACGCTTtggtattttagatttaacagAGAAAATGTAGAGTGGCTTGAACATTATTTTCTCCAAGATGATAATGAACCGGTGGAAACAAGGGATGGAGCCCTGTCACCGACTCGGAAAATGGAGGTTTTTTTGAGAAGTTTAGGTGTTTCTAGtaatttaactttgtaatttgaaaaatgttaataacttTTCTTACAGGAGATCCTGAATTTCAGCAAGGAGTTGGTGTTGATCTAGACGTCAATCAAAGCACTGTTTCCAGAACCTTAGCCACGGtatctaaagcaatttattcaaaaagaaacaattggATAAAGTTCTCCAACACTAACGAATTGCTTAGAGTTGCTATTAACGAGGGAGCACGTGGTGAGCGAATGCTCAGGGTTATAGGTGTTATTGACTGTACccatgtaaaaataacaaaaccatcTATTCACGGTGATGAATACGTGAACAGAAAAGGAGTATgctcaataaatgttcaagctACTTGTAATGCCCGAGAAATGTTTACAAGTGTGGATGCATCTTGGCCAGGCTCCGTACACGATGGTCGAATTTGGCGAAACCCCATAGTGCATagaattatgtataataatgtgCACGAAGCAGCTTTATTAGGTGATGAAGGATATGGTGTTGCCCCGTGGTTATTGACACCATATAAAAATCCAACTACACCAatgcaagaaaattataatttaatccatGCAAAGGAACGATGTGTTATAGAGCGCTGCTTTAGTCAGTTAAAACGGCGTTTTCTAATGCTCCGGTATACTTTTTGCcttaaaactgaaaacattcTGGAACATATTGTGAGTGCATTTGTACTTCAcaatatagctaaatatctaTAAGATCCATACCATGATTCTGATCGAATTGAGATGGAAGTTCAGCATCCCAATGAACTAATTCCAGAGGGTAATCAAGcacaaattcaaattcaagGTACATAGCGCAGAAATTAAGTTGCTGAGTTTTTATTTCGTAATGATAACTAACAtacctaataatttaagttattattattattatgataattatatactaAATAGGTAACTTATGAAATGttcaataataaactaagtataaaaaaataacaactaaataaactaattatttcaattttaagtttgtgacaaaatatcaaactataaaagaaataaatggatactacacctcatattatatttaaattatgagtTCATAGGTAGATTTTATATTCCTGTTAATAATCCAACATGTCCCGCCTAATTAAATGTTCAACTAACTGCCCACCAGCTTTGGCAAAATTTACCAATGCAATCGCGGCCCGTTCCTGAGCTTCGGCTGAAGACTGTTGAGCTCGAGAAGCAGAAATTTAGGCTTCGGCTACTTCAATTTGTTTTCCTAGACAGGTCTTTTGTAGTTGAATAAGTGTCTCCTCCTTATCAGCTGCTTTAGAACCTTTAGGTGTCATGTCTTTAACTTGTAAGTCATCTGCGCTGTTTTGGAAGGAAACATCAATCTCATTGCTTACACCGGCCTGACATGCACCTGTTACTCTGTGTAGAACTAGGTTTTCTCCTACATTCCATAAgtcgtagatttttttttgccattccgtcagtacaattcttttatttccagttttttttcaagtcaacttttcttaacttttgttttcatgttattaaactttttcaaaatttgttttgtgtctaggttttttcccattattttattaaaaccagttGTTAACTTTTTAAAGCATCttctcttttgtttttaatttttggtgtcatctttttatcaaataaaatttaataactttcaAGTAGAGTAACAAATAATACTTGTTCGTTTTTATCTTGTCCTAGCTCTTTTGTTGCATCGGAATCTGAAGAATCACTCAAAGTTAAACCAGTATTATAATCactgaacttttaaaaagtttgaatccGAACCGAATTACACGAACACTCTTAATACTAATAGACGCACTGATAGAAAAACGAGTTTTGACAAGTGTCTTGTCAATTTTGAGAACTTTGACACGCGCTTACTGCGACACTAGTAGATACTTTTCTTTTAAGTAGTAGGTACTTAAGAGAACTCTTCTTCATAAGCGAAGTagatacttttatgtaaaagcaaatgctacaaagtaaatactttttagcGAAGCATTAGCATCTACTACTTTTTATGAATTCCACCCAATGACTCATCATCGGACTGCTATATTTCAGCACTCATTTACTTTTAATGCCATTAAGCTATACAAGTCATTGCCTATTGAATTAAGAATACTTAATGAAAAATCTTTGAAAGTCAAGTTTAAGCAATATCTATTAAGCCTGTGATATGGATTCTTGTGGAATATGTATTTCCTTTgctaattttttgttgtttttttctttttgttactaAGGACACAATTTGGAGAAATTTAATGACATTtcttatatttacttttaaaattacagtCTCTCAAAGTCTTTCTATCCAACTTTGGGTTAAGCACAGACCCAATATGCTTTAAGCTTGCTCTATTCGTGTATGTAAGAAGAGATGGATGGGTGTGATTCAATACCACCTTCATTTTCTCTCCGTGGCTTTTAAAATAGCgttgagaaattattttgtattttggaaTCTTGTAGCTCTTGAGTTGAACCCATGATTCTTCTATATTTTCCAAGTCACAATCTTTTTAAGCCCGAGACCTTGATCACACGCTACATCCAGATTACGTTTGCTCTATTGTTAGCTGTAAGatgtaataaatttaacatCACTATTGCTGGAATTATCGTTTTTATCACTGGTGGTATCTAGTTAAATTATCGATATTGAGAACTCGATTTGAAGAAATTCAACCCTACTGTTATGGTGTTCCTTGTAATTCTTTTAGGCAATATTGGGTTAAGCACAAACTCAGTTATGGATGGTTAATGGATTTAACATTACGTCTATTACTGGCAAAATGtagtaaaaattaaaccttACTCTCACGAAATAACgcttaattttagtaatttccaaATATAATTCCAGAAACCTACTAACTGAAAATCAAGTTTCTGTCACTGTTcacgttttatttaatatggcaTAAATTGTCGACATATTCCGACCCTGTTTCATATAGGGATGCGAGATAATTTTGTACCAGCCAATATTAAAACACACATGTTACCAAAATGTGGaccaggaaaaaaaaacaagcggCCTGAAATTGCGTTCGGTTTGAATTTAGTTATCCTTGTGACGCCCTTCGTGATCCGGCCGAACTTCTCCATTTCGCTTAATCTTATTATAAGCTTATCCCGGCTTTTCGTGGTGGGCTTACAACAGATCCAGGCTAAAATAACATCACTAAACTGAtcctaaaaattcaatatttttaaattaaaaagaaaaaatattgagatattGGAGCTAAGGAATAAATAGTGAATAATGATTACGGGTATCGTTTTTTGACTCACGGCAaaactactgcaattttcatagcgataggccttgctttcgagaaataaaatagggttgtttcacgttttactcaaaACCATAGGGTTATGTGAGAAAATtgcaaatacaaaaattatagattttttgttagctacaattttccaaaatatcattttttctcaagcaattattttctgcaaaaaaacaaagtttttcattaaccctacccttacctcCCACCCATCCctcacaacttaccagtaagaaattgtttccaaaaatccttattttccaaaaacaaaagTACGAATACTGGTTTCGTTGTTAATATCTTATATAATagttatatatatgtatattaataaatatttaatacaaaaacagtgctattagattggacaCTGGATGAGaaacggtgattttttaaaagaatttctaactGGGCAAATATTTGGAGTAGGTGgaggggtaagggttgtgttgataaagACAATATTTtgcagaaatatttattaaatttttaatttactaacactgattatttaaattaaaaatgattttatatataaatatttagtataaaaacagcggaATCAGGTTGGataatatgaacgaaaaacagtgattttttacaagaatttcatcaaatataaatactaaCAAAAAAACCCTTAAAACACGTATAGGTTATATTTTacaagtataaataaaaaatagaattcaACTACAAGTGTAAAACTAGACAATGATACTAACTTACTTAAATGTTATCCTAATATCGACTGTATTTAATGATAGGGATAATGATAAGAAATACcgaattaaattcttaaaaatcgGATTTTCCTCGAGTATAAATACGTTATTAACACACACCAGAACATGACTCTTTTTAGCCTTcataatttccattttttcacataatcttCATATTTTAAGGATTAAAcctctgatttaaaaaaaaacaatttgccTTATCGACTACACTCACCAATTGattgtcaaaatattgactAATCTAAAATATTGAtcttaaatgcaatttttacaTTCAAGCTGTTACAGAATCTAGCTAAATTTAAGGAGATTGGACCAAAAGAGGACATAGATCTATAAaagcttttatatttttattacgaaCTACACTGAAAGTCgtcaattaatatttattttaaaattagtaatataATCTATTTATTAAGTGGAGtggaaaaccatttttttacaaatgcaTTTTTTAGACAGGAGTTATTAAACAGTTcattaaaaaggcaaatttgTAGAAATGGGGAGAATTGGAAGGGTACTGAGTGACAaggaataaataatttctttattccaAGCAACTGCAGTTTGATTTCTACTTTATTGGGCCAGAAAtatgtctggaataaataatttttttattcaattttttttccaaataactgcctggaataaataattttcctaatttaagcGACTGCAGTTTGAGTTATATTATCGGTACTGGTAAACGTAAGTCTGCTATTGCATTTCTTAATTAGAACATCTAGAAAAAGAGGAGTACTTTCTAAAGCTAAAAATGACGatgattttttatagcctaGAATAGCAGGAAGAAACGCTTGctaaattttcttagttttgtaaattcctcacagttaaatatttctttctttattGAAGGCAAACAAGACGTCTTTTCTGACTTTTCTAGATCTTCTAATTAAGAAATcttaagcaaaattattttaataatatatcgtAAGCCCACTAGTACCGATAATGTTATTTAAGCTCCAATTGCCTGaattagggaaattatttaTCCCAGGCAATCATTTTCAGGCATATTTGAGCCCTTGGAACATGAGTGTTAAACATTTCTTTCCTATAAAGTAGAACTCgaacttcaattgcctggaataagtaaattatttatttcaggcatatTTAGGGCCTTGGAACATGATTCTTGAACAGTTCTTCCTGTTAAGTAGAAATCAAACCCTAATTGCTTGaaataaggaaattatttattccaggcacatTTGATCCTTAGTCATACCTTTAATCGAAATTCAAAACTCGATGCAAATAGATTTAATGCATAATCACTTTTGTTTAACAACTGAAAATGCCATCAATAAACTTGGAAATTTTTAACAGACATTTACAAACTACCTAAATTCTTTGTCTGTGGAAAACAAACCATGTTCTAAgtttaattttggtaatttttaagttattttgtttatatatgtatatgtatatttttctctactatAAGAGACTACAACAGAAATATAGTCAATATATCTGTCCCCCTCGTTCCTCCTTTCCTGCctcctattagtaaataataagtaagctaggataatttagatttcttttcttttcggttAGTTATGGATGTAGGGTATGCATGCTATTCTTACAGTTTATAATGCGGTTcgcgactttttttttaaattataagtgtaATGTTCAAGGTCTTAACAGCTCCTTCTTCTGACGGTAGCtgaaacatgacctttatttcctctttacagTTACATGCTGAATTAATACACActgatggattttttttttttgtatttatattgtaaacttatttatatctatgagtgagcatatgtaatatcctatgaggaaatataaactgtctattattattattattattattattaatattattattattattattattatttaattcgtCGATTCATAGAAGTTTCTTGGAGGAAATAAGGAATAACGTGATGAAAATGTACCAACGCTCAAGTgttattaaaatgataaaaaaagttgttccaaagttttggtatatttaaaaaaaaataaactagattttcttatagaaattattttacaaatataacGAAATCACTTAAAAGAgatataataaagattttggttgactgacaaaaataaaattctatctaCTTGACGTAGTTAAAAAACGCTTTTCATTCTCTTCTCTCCAAAGAAGATTACCCTATTTTCTAGAAAGAGCAAAGGAGTTATTTCATAATCTTTTtcgatattatattttttccctCTATAAGGCCAACTTTGTATAAAGATTCAttacaatttgtttaaaaatcacTAGGGTAATCTATATCGTCaccatttttgttaataagtttagaaaaaaatataaataaatatatgaaaaggAAAGTCCTTAATTGGCTAGCATGCTTACCAGGGAGCAAAGTTATAGACCGTTAGGTATCAACAATCTTCTTGCCAGCATCAGCAGATTGATATAGAATAAAGAAGTAGCTATTGCACCCTTCCTGGATGTAGATGAATTATTTAACAATGCTAAACAAAACATCTGTAAGTGGGATGTCTAATGTTGAGAGACAATAACCTTCCTATAAGAAGAGATGCTAAAATTCAGGTTGGAGCGATGGTGTTCACTAGAAATGGTTCTTTCTTCTCTTCTGAAGTCGCTACCGGTGTATGGTGAGTTGGACTCAATAAGTTGATGATCTTGTAATCCTAGTCAAGAGAGAcaatattaattgtatttatttagtcATCAAAGAGGTGCTGACCATTAAACTCAAATGttgcaaaaataaagaaacatttatCAACTCGTAAAGTAATAGTAAACATTGACCTGAAGAGAAAAAATAGAAGACATTATAACGGCTATAATAAAAGTTGACATTAGGTTATATTGCGAAGGAAGCAAAATATGTTGAGATTACGTTGGATAAAACGTTAAACAGAACTTCGgatcgtaaaaaaaatcatcaagaaCGCAAAAATAGCAATTCTGGAAAATGAACCCAAAACAGAACTTTTGGCTGTATACACATGTCATAAAGCCCATGATAGTCTATGGATCTAAAGTTTGGTGAAAAACCAATCTTCATAAGAGTCCAAACACATCACGAGACACTTAATGCAGATACTGGCATTAAGTGTCAGTAACTTTGAAAGACGCTTCCCATAATAACTCTTTTTTCTTCATGCCAACTCATATAACGGAAGTAAACGAAACACTATGCtcaattagaaacaaaaattcttCTAAAGAAGGGCTATCagcaaaattttttctaaacgtAGCTAATGCAGCATTGTCATTACTAGTCAACTCAATAGATGCACCTTAGACATCAGGAGTATTTCTAGCCTGCTTGAAATTTGTGGTAAAAGGTAATCCTCATctacaaaaatgaaaatcctgatAAGTCTGCAAATTTTAGACccatttcattaatattattgaaattggTGGATTCTGTTAGCTATGAGGTTCTACTGCGGAAGCTCCTATGTCTTCAGGAGCATAGCACAATCTTGTTTTACCTCCTGAAGTTCGGCATCAACGTGTGTTTATTGGTTCTGTTTAATCAGGGTATGACTCAGTAAATTAGGGAGTCCCACAAGGAACTCTCTCCGTCTTAGGTCAAGCAACTGTCTTAGCAAACCTTGACATTTAGggaaaatttactatatttattgaCGATTTTATGGTACAGCTTAGACAGCAAGTCTCTACACTCTTCTCTGCAAACAGATTTACAGTAATTAATGATCTGGTTTGATTCGAATCCTCTGGCATTAAATGCACACAAAACTAAGGTTATGAGCTTAAAAAGCTCCCTAGAGAGAGTATCTCTGGGGATATTACCATCAAGTGGCATGGCACCAGCAGGTTCTTTGGATTaaatatagatgaaaatattacttttggaGAGCATATTGTTGCTGTTGCTAAAGCGATATCTTTCCGGATCAGGCTGTTTTGCGGTAATCTATTTAGTTTGCTTTGATTAATTTGCATATTAGGTATCGTATTTATTTCTGGCGATATGCTAGCCACTATCATATTcactcaattttaattttgccaaaacgGATTTTCCGGTATATTTCCAGGGCAAAACCCAGAGAGTCCAGTAGACCTTTGTTCATCAAAGAGAGTGTTTTTGTCACGAGTATCTACATACTGGAACATCTCATACAAACATCGTCATTAATTGATGGCAGAAAATCCCAGGTACATCACATGTCAAGTGAACAACTTGCATCTGCCTATTCCTATATCTACATTCACGCAAAAATCTATCATCTATGAAGGCATAAAGGTATTTAATCACCTACCATGCAACATTAAAAaggcaataaatatatttagacAGTAAATGCCTTTACTCTTAGTCGGGAAGACATATTCATTctttattggaattttattttaaagatttattttaattatacgtTTTCATGtgcatattatatatttatttttatttttttacaatttaatatgTGAGTTGATTTGcggacaaaaaatttaataaaaatgtttgtatatTCTCTTATTTTGTACACTTATTTGTAGAGTAATTTCTGTTTTATTAATTGTAGAGAATGcaggtatttttaatagctttgtgaataacaatttattgttttaaataaataaatcacatTTTGATTTTGACTTTAAAGACTGCCTACTAACTACGGCTGTCTTTAAAATAACACTGATAGTTCCACTTCGAAGGAAAGGTCTTGAGCACAACATTAGGCTGTATCATGCATCAAATAGCAACATTTCtattttaagtgaattaaaaataaaagccagAATATCATCAATCTGCTtacaatgtttttttgtaagaagaAGTCCATTCGTGAAGAGGAATGTctataatatagcgggttgggaagggcAAGAAGACTTTTCTGCACAAATGAAAATACTAATCTTTATGTCAAGAAttatgcatttcgatgagtGCACTTATCATCATTAGACTCTTACACTACATAGCTGTGatgtttaaatgaaaaacaattattgtttCGTCATCagtaataatgataataaagatgagtgaactcatcaaaatgcataactcttgacaaaaagattggtattttcatttgtggagaaaagtctttccacccttcccaacccgctatGCTTGAAATGTATTCTTTAGTTTCTTGTTCATAAAGCCCGCTGAGACGTAGGTAATTTAGAGAGACTTATTATATCTGGGAATGTTCTGGGTAAAAGAGCAAGAGGTAAATTACCAACTAGGTGGACCTATCAAGTACAACAAAATACGATCCTTAATTCTATCACGCTTTTCGAGATACAGAGGACCGAATAAAATGGAAACAACCATGTGAAAAATCACGACCATCAGCAACGACGAGGCGGCTATCACAGGATAGTACATCACAGGCTAAAAACAGAATAAGTTTACTCTAATTttacctataaaaaataatagatgaATGGTGGAGTTAATACTACCTTTATTAATAGCATTATCATCTTCATCACATCTGAATCATGCTCTTATGGgagtttttatagtttttttatactaTAATGTCTCGAAGCCCTTCTACcaaattgatatttaatattacttGCAGTACTGGCATACTGAAAACAGAATTAAGTAAACGTTATAccattttaatatgttttttaatagttttcttaATGCTTGTTATTAGGATGTTGATATGCTTTAAAAAGAACTGACACATCATTACTTcaaatattaaagattatttattaatgcattaatatgcaaaaatgcaaaaaacgacttaattttactaattttcaaatataattccCGAAATCCACCTACTGGAAATTAAGTTTCTTCACGgtgaaatgttttatttaatatggcaTAAATTCTCCACATAATTTGATCCTGTTTCATAGAGGGATACCAGATAATTTTGTACCAGCCAATATTAAAACATACATGTTACCAAAATGTGGaccagaaaaaaaacttttataattaattttttatttaatttttcacaaatttataagtaaagtatatatttttaatagctttgtgaacaacaatttattgttttaaacaaattaatcacattttgactttgactttagCATTTAAAGACTGTCCTGCCTAGTAACTACGACTGAACGATACTGACAGTTCCACTTCGAACGAGGAGAGATGTTGAGCAATACATTAAGCGGTATTATGCATGAAATGGCAATTTAACTCTTACTGACGTCAGTATGGTGCCAACAGAGCTGCTGGGCAATATGTGCAGCAGTCAGATTTTAAGAATGCACTCTTATATATTGCTAAAAAAGATAGTATACCCCAGACTCTTCATGGTCATCATACTTGACCAGGAAAGATCGCAACATAGCAAAATATTGCTGGAAGTAGCTGACTAGAGATTCAAAATCGTATGCATGAGCAAGGGTCGAGCCATTAACAATCAGCCTTTGGAAATACGCGACGATAATTCATACGGAAATTTACGCTATGGAAATTTGTGCAAGATAACTAGCATAACAGCAACTAAAACATAAGAAATATCATACCTACTCAGACAGTGGGTAGGTATGATAAAGCTCTAATAAAGCCGAATGGCAATAAAGCCCTAAGTAGGATATAGAGGGTAACATATTCTCCTTAATATGGATACGCCGGACTTAAAGGAAATGAGAATGTAGGTAGGCTAGCAAAGTCAAAAGATACCTTATAGTTCAAGAATTAGCTTTAGTAATAGAATACAATGCAGCAACATACTGGTGCAAATTACCAGAGCGGAATATAAATCCAAACAATAGATTACTAGGATCTAGAATAGATTGCTAGGTCGTAATCATGCCAAATTTTTCGTACTTATTAAATAAG comes from Anthonomus grandis grandis chromosome 4, icAntGran1.3, whole genome shotgun sequence and encodes:
- the LOC126735236 gene encoding putative nuclease HARBI1; this encodes MDINLDGVSPTEVDSVNNLGDPEFQQGVGVDLDVNQSTVSRTLATVSKAIYSKRNNWIKFSNTNELLRVAINEGARGERMLRVIGVIDCTHVKITKPSIHGDEYVNRKGVCSINVQATCNAREMFTSVDASWPGSVHDGRIWRNPIVHRIMYNNVHEAALLGDEGYGVAPWLLTPYKNPTTPISIPENDRLGLYTAYSQPLPTRPVDCTRRQTEQENDVY